GAAGGACGACACGGCACCGTAACTCATAGAGAAGGTAGTCAGCGCCAGCGCAGGAACGAGCACCAGCTTCCACGTAGGAACGCGGATCAGGTTCGGCTCCTCTTCAGTATCGGAGGCGAGGGTGACCTTAATCTTGGGAATGCGCAGGCACAGACCAAAGCCCACAAAGCCAATGATGCCGGCGGTGATATAGGTCGAGGCATATCCCAGCTTTTCCGCCATGATCAATCCCAGCGGCAAAAAGACCATCTGCCCCAGGCCGGTAAAGACACCAATCATGCCGGTAGCCTTGCCCAGCAAGCGTACGGGCGCCAGTTCCGCAATGAGCGCGGACTCAGAAACAGTCAGCGCGCCAAAGCCCACGCCGCGCATGGCAGAAAAGAGCAGGACTACCCAGGCATCAGTTCCCAGTAGGTGGCCAAAGGCAGGTACGCCCAAGGTAAAAGCGGACAGTGCCATCACACGGCGGTAGCCCCACCGGCGCAGGAGCCACGGGGAGATGATCTGGGTCAACACGGTAAAGGCCATGAAGATGCCTGTGGATGAGCCCGCCAAGGTAGCTGAGCCACCAGAGTCAATCACCGCTAGCGGCACCACTGGAAGGAGAATGGACCACGCACCGAAGGCTGCGGCAATGGCCAACATGGTCGCGGTATAGCCCGGAACCTTCCAGATATTAGTTTCTTGGGTTGTGCTCATTTACCAAACGCTCCTACCATCCACGAGATTGCTGCTACCACGGTGATTGCGGCCAAAAGAGAGGCTACTACTGTCATTGCCTTCGACCCCTGTTGGTAGGCAGACCATGCGCCTCCCACCAGCATGCCAGCTACGAGGAAGAGGACCAAGATCATAAAGTGCATGCGTTCTAGAGTGCTCCCTTCGTCGATGGAATTCCAGTCTGGCGGGGGTCGAATTCCACCGCACCGCGCAGCGCACGCGCGACGGCCTTAAACTCCGCCTCCGTAATGTGGTGCGGATCGCGCCCATAGCGCACGTTGAGGTGGAGCGTTACCGCAGCGTGGGTGGCGAGCGTTTCAAAGAAGTGGCGGTTTATCACGGTGGCGTAATGCCCACCGATGGTCTGCCACTGCAGGTGCTCTGGTTCGCTGTTCATGACGAAATAGGCGCGACCAGAAAAATCCACTACCGCTTCCACCAAGGTTTCATCCATGGGCAAAAGCTGGGAGCCAAAGCGGCGAATGCCGGCCTTATCCCCCACCGCCTCACGCAGCGCGGTGCCGAGCACGATGGCGGTATCTTCCACAGTGTGGTGGGCGTCTACCTCCACATCGCCCTCCGCCTGCACGGTGAGATCGAAGCTGCCATGAGTAGCAAAGGCCGTGAGCATGTGGTCAAAGAAAGGCAGTCCGGTGGAAATATCGCTGCGCCCCGTGCCATCGAGGTCAATGACCACAGAAATCTGCGATTCCGACGTCGCCCGCTGGGCGCGCCCTACACGGTTGCTCATCCTTCGCTCCTTTCACCTGCGGCCGGGGAATCAGCCACTACTGTATCCGCAAGGTCCTCGGCTACGGCCAAAAAGGCCGAATTTTCTTCTGGCAGCCCCACGGTCATGCGCAGGTGGCCCGCGATGCCAACATCGCGGATGAGTACTTCCTTATCCAAGAACTGCTGCCACACGCGGTGTTGGTCAGTAAAGCGGCCGAAGAAGAGAAAATTGGATTCGCTCGGCAGGACGGTATAGCCCAGTTCGCGCAAGCGAGCGGCCACCCGCTCGCGTTCGACGGCGATCTTTTCCACGGTGGCGAGCGTATCCGCGCTATGGCGCAGCGCCACCGTCGCCGCAGCTTGGGAAAGCACGGACAGGTGATACGGCAAGCGCACCAGCATTACGGCCTCCACAAAGGCCGGGTCCGCCACGAAATACCCGAGGCGGCCGCCGGCAAAATCGAAGGCCTTAGACATGGTGCGCGAGACCACCAGCTTCGTGGGGTATTTATCCAGCAGCGTCACCGCAGAAGGCGAGGAAGAAAACTCGCCATAAGCTTCATCGACGATGAGGATGCCTGGGGCGGCGTCGGCAAGCGCGGCAATATCGTCCACGCTGGTCACCCCGCCGGTGGGGTTATTCGGCGTAGTCACAAAGATGATATCCGGCTGGTGCTGCGCCACGGCTGCGAGCGCCCGGTCCATATCAATGCGGAAATTCTCATCGCGCGGGCATTCCACAAACTGCGTATGGGTGCCGTCCGCGAGGATAGGGTGCATGGAATAAGACGGGGTGAAACCAAGGACGCTGCGGCCCGGACCGCCGAATGCCTGCAACAGCTGCTGCAGAATCTCATTCGAGCCATTGGCCGCCCATACCTGTTCAGAGCCCACGCGCACCCCGGTTTGTCCAGAAACGTAGTCCGCCAGGGCCTGGCGCAGCTCCACCGCATCGCGCTCCGGATAGCGATTGAGTGTGGTGGCAAGGCGCCGGGTCTCCGCCACCAGGTCATCCACTAGTGCCTGCGAGGGAGGATAGGGATTTTCGTTGGTATTGAGCTGGTAGGCCACGTGGAGTTGCGGCGCCCCATAGGCAGACTTGCCGCGCAGCTCCTCGCGCAGGGGAAGATCATTAAGGTGCGTCATTTACTTCTCCTCGAATCGGGCGCGGATAGCCTCGCTGTGGGCGGGCAGCCCTTCGGCCTCCGCAAAGGCGATGACGTGCGGGGCAATCTCTTCCAACGCAGCTCGGTCATACTCAATAAGGTTGACCGGCCGCAGAAAGGTATGGGTAGAGAGGCCGGCAGAAAAGCGCGCCGTACCGGAGGTGGGCAATACGTGATTGGAGCCGGCCGCGTAATCTCCGAGCGGCACTGGAGCAAAGTCCCCTACAAAGATGGCACCGGCGTGCTTAATCCGCTCGGCCACCGCGCCGGGCTCTGCGGTGTGGATTTCCAGGTGCTCAGCGGCATAGGCATTGGCCACCGCCACCGCTGCGTCCAGGGAATCGATCAACACAATTCCGGATTGCTCGCCGCCTAGAGCTTCGGCCGCCCGCTGCGCATGAGCGGTGGCGCCGTAGCGCGCCTCTACCTCTGTTTTCACACGCTGAGCCAGGCTTGGCGATGCCGTAATGAGCACACTCGCGGCCATCGGATCATGCTCGGCCTGGGAGATGAGGTCATAGGCCACATACACCGGATTCGCGGTGTCATCAGCGATAATGGCGATTTCGGTCGGCCCGGCCTCGGCATCAGTGCCCACCACGCCGCGCACCAACCTCTTGGCTGCGGTGACGAAGATATTTCCAGGACCGGTAATCATGTCCACCGGGGCTAGTTCGGCGTCATCATCGCCGTAGGCCATCAGCGCGATGGCTTGGCCGCCTCCTACCGCCCAGACCTCGTCCACGCCCAGCATCTGGCACACGGCCAGCACCGTGGGGTGCGGCAGACCGCCGAATTCCTTTTGTGGCGGCGAGGCTACCACTAAGCTTTCCGAGCCGGCCGCCTGTGCTGGC
This genomic stretch from Corynebacterium tuberculostearicum harbors:
- the hisD gene encoding histidinol dehydrogenase; its protein translation is MLRTIDLRGQELRPAQLRRVLPRGGTDVAAVVDKVAPLVHRVRHEGAAAALDYGEQFDGVRPAHLRVPQAELEKAASGLDPQVRQAIEASIERVRKVHAEQKPAAHTTELAPGATVTEVFRPIERVGLYVPGGKAVYPSSVIMNAVPAQAAGSESLVVASPPQKEFGGLPHPTVLAVCQMLGVDEVWAVGGGQAIALMAYGDDDAELAPVDMITGPGNIFVTAAKRLVRGVVGTDAEAGPTEIAIIADDTANPVYVAYDLISQAEHDPMAASVLITASPSLAQRVKTEVEARYGATAHAQRAAEALGGEQSGIVLIDSLDAAVAVANAYAAEHLEIHTAEPGAVAERIKHAGAIFVGDFAPVPLGDYAAGSNHVLPTSGTARFSAGLSTHTFLRPVNLIEYDRAALEEIAPHVIAFAEAEGLPAHSEAIRARFEEK
- a CDS encoding histidinol-phosphate transaminase — translated: MTHLNDLPLREELRGKSAYGAPQLHVAYQLNTNENPYPPSQALVDDLVAETRRLATTLNRYPERDAVELRQALADYVSGQTGVRVGSEQVWAANGSNEILQQLLQAFGGPGRSVLGFTPSYSMHPILADGTHTQFVECPRDENFRIDMDRALAAVAQHQPDIIFVTTPNNPTGGVTSVDDIAALADAAPGILIVDEAYGEFSSSPSAVTLLDKYPTKLVVSRTMSKAFDFAGGRLGYFVADPAFVEAVMLVRLPYHLSVLSQAAATVALRHSADTLATVEKIAVERERVAARLRELGYTVLPSESNFLFFGRFTDQHRVWQQFLDKEVLIRDVGIAGHLRMTVGLPEENSAFLAVAEDLADTVVADSPAAGERSEG
- a CDS encoding MFS transporter, coding for MSTTQETNIWKVPGYTATMLAIAAAFGAWSILLPVVPLAVIDSGGSATLAGSSTGIFMAFTVLTQIISPWLLRRWGYRRVMALSAFTLGVPAFGHLLGTDAWVVLLFSAMRGVGFGALTVSESALIAELAPVRLLGKATGMIGVFTGLGQMVFLPLGLIMAEKLGYASTYITAGIIGFVGFGLCLRIPKIKVTLASDTEEEPNLIRVPTWKLVLVPALALTTFSMSYGAVSSFLPPAVQELDAERGASLAGFMLSIVGGAAMIFRYFAGMVADRVGTPGRLYIPSQIMAIVGVLTIAVPLYLDGSVWWLVLGAFLFGGAFGIAQNEALLSMFDRLPRERVSEASAIWNIFYDGGTGLGSTLLGALVAGYGYAGAFGAGVVILVAGVVMTLADFILGRTRVSETNDIRTRLRRMRKV
- the hisB gene encoding imidazoleglycerol-phosphate dehydratase HisB, translated to MSNRVGRAQRATSESQISVVIDLDGTGRSDISTGLPFFDHMLTAFATHGSFDLTVQAEGDVEVDAHHTVEDTAIVLGTALREAVGDKAGIRRFGSQLLPMDETLVEAVVDFSGRAYFVMNSEPEHLQWQTIGGHYATVINRHFFETLATHAAVTLHLNVRYGRDPHHITEAEFKAVARALRGAVEFDPRQTGIPSTKGAL